In Camelina sativa cultivar DH55 chromosome 13, Cs, whole genome shotgun sequence, the genomic window atatatgaatactGGTTCAAGATTCACGTTATACAACGGGAAAGAGTTCAATATTGTTGAAAACAATGCTCTCACTCGACCCATATGCACCGGATGCGGAAAACGTTGCAAATATAGAATGATGTTCGTATTATCACCTTTTGGAGATATATATTGTTCAACGAAACACTTTTATAGTGAGGACGACCACCTGGCGGAACtgattcaacaaaaagaaaaaaagagaacaaggaCATGTCACTTGATTTGATAATGAAGCTAGCGCCACGAGTTTGATCTGCAcaacgaaagaaagaaagagaacatcAATGAAATAGGGGAAAGTCTCATTTACTTTGTAATTACAGGAAATTGATTGTAAAGATTTacggtttttaaaaaaattcaaatttcttattgagcaattttttttcttcttcttctttgtgtgtATTTATTTGCCAATTGTTGCTCTCAATTATTTCATTGACCAAAttgtcttcctttttcttttttgggtcgacatctatatatatatatatataactatatattattctctctgtttcaaaatataagatgttttggagaagtttgttgtttcataatatatgatattttcaaatttcaatgcaaattttagattagtttagtaatttatattatgcagtattgtttctgattggttgaacttgttaaaagtaaaaactttttaatctgtctgctttgcttaaaacatcttatattttggaAGGGAAGAAgtatattatcataaattaaaaaaaaagtcgtcACAACAACCTTTGACTTCCTTTTATCAGCCAGCCTCCTCTCCTCTTTTGATTATTAGTCTTCTTCGTCAGCTCTTCTTGCTTCTTCCATCCATCTTTTTGTTCCAAGTTCATTTTCATTAGACTTACTAAAATACATAGCTCCTACATTCCTATCTTCCCTTTCAAGCCAACAATACTTAGCTTTGTGATTTTTAAcgctctttttcttcttcttctgaaaaagttttgatttttgatttttatttttattgggtCTCTGTACATAAAAAGATCTCAAAGGTGAGTTTGTTTATTTCCTCCAACTTACTTTTACCTTTTCTATCACAAAATTCTTATACTTCTTGCAATTCTTGTTTAGGGAATAATCAAAGGTTTAATCTTTACTAATAAATTTGGCAAGTTAAGCCAAGAATGTTTCTTGGTCTGACCTACAAAATTTAGGGTTCGTTACATCAATTTGGGGTTTTCTTGAACCCCTAATTTGATTCGAAAATTCTTCAGGTTCCTTGATGTTACAGAATTTGATCCTTTGTTTGTGACTAGTTTGGATTCAAAGATCAAATTTTTAGATTGAATCGAGCAAATGAATAGTGTATTCGATTCCGAGTCTTCTAGTGTAGTCAAGTTGGTTTGGTGTTTCAATCTAATGCTACAATGTGCTCACTTTTTAGTTCGTTTGTGCATCTTTGTGTGTGTATATCAGTGGAGGAACCTCGGTGTTTCAATATCTTTACGAAGATGAAATGCTTCTTATTCCCTCTTGGGGACAAGAAAGATGAACAGAGAAGCCCTAAACCTGTTTCACCAACCTCTATCTTCAGTGACGTAAACAAAAGCGGTTCAGATTTCAGTCCCCGGGATGTCTCTGGAACGAGCACCGTATCATCATCCACTGGAAGGAACTCGAACACGAGCATGTCAGCTAGAGAAGACAACCTTAGAGAGTTCACTATCAGTGATCTTAAATCTGCTACAAGGAACTTCAGCAGGTCTGGTATGATTGGGGAAGGCGGTTTTGGTTGTGTCTACTGGGGAACGATCAAGAACTTAGAAGACCCTTCAAAGAAAATCGAAGTTGCGGTTAAACAGCTCGGCAAAAGAGGGTTGCAGGTAaggtttcttcatcttttgttCACAGAATCCGTTAGTGTTTCACTCATTCATCAAAGGATCATCATATAATTTTGGATATCATCATGATTCGGTTTTTGCAGGGTCATAAAGAATGGGTGACTGAAGTAAACTTTCTCGGTGTAGTCGAGCATTCAAACTTGGTGAAATTGCTGGGCCATTGTGCAGAAGACGATGAACGTGGAATCCAAAGGcttttggtttatgaatataTGCCAAACCAAAGCGTCGAGTTTCATCTATCTCCGCGGTCACCAACAGTACTTACTTGGGACCTTAGATTGAGAATAGCTCAAGACGCAGCTCGGGGTTTAACTTACCTTCATGAAGAAATGGACTTTCAGGTATCCTCTGTTTTTTCACTTCATCCGTTCCTCTCATCAGTTAACTATAAATATGTTTCTGTTTGTAGATAATATTCCGCGATTTCAAGTCATCCAACATTCTACTAGACGAGAACTGGAAAGCAAAGCTTTCGGATTTTGGTTTGGCACGCTTAGGGCCTTCACCAGGGTCAAGCCATGTTTCTACTGATGTAAGTTTCTCACTTTTTCACTTGATTGGTCTTTTTGGTTCTTGAAATCATTGCAAGATCAagaaagttataattttttgggGGGTTTAACAGGTAGTAGGAACAATGGGTTACGCAGCTCCAGAGTACATCCAAACAGGTCGTCTCACATCAAAAAGCGATGTGTGGGGTTACGGAGTTTTCATCTATGAGCTTATTACAGGAAGGAGGCCGCTAGACCGGAACAAGCCTAAAGGAGAGCAGAAGCTTTTAGAATGGGTGAGACCTTACTTATCTGATACAAGGAGGTTTCGGCTCATAGTAGATCCGAGGCTCGAAGGGAAGTACATGATCAAGCCAGTGCAGAAACTAGCGGTTGTAGCCAACCTTTGCCTTGCTAGGAATGCAAAGGCGCGTCCAAAGATGAGCGAGGTGTTAGATATGGTGACAAAGATTGTGGAAGCTTCATCGCCTGGAGTTGGTAGCAAGAAGCCGCAGCTGGTGCCGCTTAAGAGTCAAGGAGCTTCTAGAGACgaggaagagaagaacaagaaggtTCTTGATGGTGGCGAAGGAGGTTGGCTGGAAAAGTTGTGGAACCCAAAGAATGTGCGAGCTTGTTGATACTGAGGCCAAGtcagaaacaaattaaaaattctgtaattttaacAAACTTGTGagttttcttacatttttttttctttcttttactaattttgttaattttattgttttgtgtgatgttTCCATATTAAGCTTATGAAACGATCGATTTGAAATATTACGATTTAGGTGCTTTCGAGTATTTTTGCAGTGCTACTCACCTGATAGCAGCAGGC contains:
- the LOC104734351 gene encoding probable receptor-like protein kinase At5g47070 yields the protein MKCFLFPLGDKKDEQRSPKPVSPTSIFSDVNKSGSDFSPRDVSGTSTVSSSTGRNSNTSMSAREDNLREFTISDLKSATRNFSRSGMIGEGGFGCVYWGTIKNLEDPSKKIEVAVKQLGKRGLQGHKEWVTEVNFLGVVEHSNLVKLLGHCAEDDERGIQRLLVYEYMPNQSVEFHLSPRSPTVLTWDLRLRIAQDAARGLTYLHEEMDFQIIFRDFKSSNILLDENWKAKLSDFGLARLGPSPGSSHVSTDVVGTMGYAAPEYIQTGRLTSKSDVWGYGVFIYELITGRRPLDRNKPKGEQKLLEWVRPYLSDTRRFRLIVDPRLEGKYMIKPVQKLAVVANLCLARNAKARPKMSEVLDMVTKIVEASSPGVGSKKPQLVPLKSQGASRDEEEKNKKVLDGGEGGWLEKLWNPKNVRAC